The following proteins are encoded in a genomic region of Mycobacterium sp. 155:
- a CDS encoding acyl-CoA dehydrogenase family protein: protein MNFVETEEQQALRQAVAAMAANYGQDYYLEKARSGQHTTELWSEAGKLGFIGVNLPEEYGGGGAGMYELSLVMEEMSAAGSALLMMVVSPAINGTIISKFGTDEQKRRWIPGIADGSITMAFAITEPDAGSNSHRITTTARRDGSDWILRGQKTFISGIDQAQAVLVVGRTYKEGVHKSESLRPALFVVPTDTPGLNWTKIEMEITSPESQFQVFLDDVRLPADALVGSEDAAIAQLFAGLNPERIMGAASAVGMGRFAINKAVEYVKTRQVWKVPIGSHQGLSHPLAQNHIEIELAKLMMQKAATLYDAGDDVGAAEAANMAKYAAGEASVRAVDQAVQSLGGNGLTKEYGIAAAVTASKLARIAPVSREMILNFVAQTSLGLPRSY, encoded by the coding sequence GTGAACTTCGTCGAAACCGAGGAACAGCAGGCGCTACGCCAGGCGGTGGCCGCTATGGCCGCCAACTATGGTCAGGACTACTACCTGGAGAAGGCCCGGTCCGGCCAGCACACCACTGAACTGTGGAGTGAGGCAGGAAAACTTGGCTTCATCGGGGTGAATCTGCCCGAGGAGTATGGCGGCGGCGGCGCCGGTATGTATGAGCTGAGCCTGGTGATGGAAGAGATGTCGGCGGCCGGGTCGGCGCTGCTGATGATGGTGGTGTCCCCGGCCATCAACGGCACCATCATCTCGAAGTTCGGCACCGACGAGCAGAAGAGGCGCTGGATCCCCGGCATCGCGGACGGCTCGATCACCATGGCCTTCGCGATCACCGAACCGGATGCCGGGTCGAACAGCCACCGCATCACCACCACGGCCCGCCGCGATGGCAGCGACTGGATCCTCAGGGGCCAGAAAACGTTCATCTCCGGCATTGACCAGGCTCAGGCTGTACTCGTCGTCGGCCGCACCTACAAAGAGGGAGTTCACAAGTCGGAATCTCTCCGTCCCGCGCTGTTCGTCGTCCCGACCGACACCCCGGGCCTGAACTGGACCAAGATCGAAATGGAGATCACCAGCCCGGAAAGCCAATTCCAGGTCTTCCTCGACGACGTGCGACTGCCCGCCGATGCCTTGGTCGGCTCCGAGGATGCTGCGATCGCGCAACTGTTCGCCGGGCTGAACCCCGAGCGGATCATGGGCGCGGCCAGCGCAGTCGGCATGGGCCGGTTCGCGATCAACAAGGCCGTCGAGTACGTCAAGACCCGCCAGGTCTGGAAGGTTCCGATCGGCTCACACCAAGGCCTGTCACATCCTTTGGCGCAGAACCATATCGAGATCGAACTGGCCAAGCTCATGATGCAGAAGGCCGCGACGTTGTACGACGCCGGTGACGACGTGGGTGCGGCCGAAGCCGCCAACATGGCTAAGTACGCCGCAGGCGAGGCGTCGGTGCGGGCCGTCGACCAGGCCGTGCAGTCGCTCGGCGGCAACGGTCTGACCAAGGAGTACGGCATCGCCGCGGCCGTCACCGCGTCGAAGCTGGCCCGCATCGCCCCGGTCAGCCGCGAGATGATTCTCAATTTCGTGGCGCAGACCTCGTTGGGCCTCCCCCGGTCGTACTGA
- a CDS encoding biotin carboxylase N-terminal domain-containing protein: MITRVLVANRGEIARRVFATCRRLGIGTVAVYTDPDFESPHVAEADARVRLTGNTAYLDAAQIIAAARAAGADAIHPGYGFLSENADFATAVIDAGLTWIGPPVPAVQAMGSKIEAKKMMAAAGVPVLEELSPDSVTVEQLPVLVKASAGGGGRGMRVVRELGTLASEVAAAQREAQSAFGDPTVFCERYLAAGHHVEVQVMADAHGTVWAVGERECSIQRRHQKIVEEAPSPLVERTPGMRAKLFEAARSAAEAIGYTGAGTVEFMADEQGEFFFLEMNTRLQVEHPVTEATTGLDLVELQIAVADGGRLDPEPPPARGSSIEARLYAEDPAKGWQPQAGPVHRFAVPGQVRVDSGIEDGSVVSIFYDPMLAKIISFAPTRRQAAGVLADALARTKIHGVRTNRDLLVNVLRHPAFLDGATDTAFFDTHGLEALAAPLSSPEAVTLSVVAAALADAAQSRSAAKVFGAAPSGWRNLASGYQTRTYCEGDTEHTVRYRFTRTGLELPDHPDVTLVAAKPEHVVLGVDRVEWAFDVARYGNPEAPEVFVDSSLGPVQFTARPRFPDPNDAVAHGSLLAPMPGSVVRVGATTGDSVTAGQPLIWLEAMKMEHTIAAPEDGVLAELNVTAGQQVEVGAVLARVEAASSQEGEQQ, from the coding sequence ATGATCACCAGAGTTCTGGTCGCCAACCGCGGCGAGATTGCCCGCCGGGTGTTCGCCACGTGCCGCCGCCTGGGTATCGGCACCGTCGCGGTGTACACCGATCCCGACTTCGAGTCTCCCCACGTCGCCGAGGCCGACGCTCGGGTGCGTCTCACCGGTAACACCGCCTATCTTGACGCCGCGCAGATCATTGCGGCCGCTCGCGCCGCGGGTGCTGACGCGATCCACCCCGGTTACGGATTCCTCTCGGAGAACGCGGATTTCGCGACGGCGGTGATCGACGCGGGGCTGACCTGGATCGGCCCGCCGGTACCCGCAGTGCAGGCGATGGGCTCCAAGATCGAAGCCAAGAAGATGATGGCTGCGGCCGGTGTGCCGGTGCTCGAAGAGCTCTCGCCGGACAGCGTCACAGTCGAGCAGCTGCCGGTGCTGGTGAAGGCCTCTGCCGGCGGCGGCGGACGCGGTATGCGTGTTGTGCGGGAACTCGGCACGCTGGCAAGCGAAGTCGCCGCGGCGCAACGCGAGGCCCAGTCGGCGTTCGGCGATCCCACGGTGTTCTGCGAGCGGTATCTCGCCGCCGGTCACCATGTCGAGGTGCAGGTGATGGCCGACGCGCACGGCACGGTGTGGGCGGTCGGCGAACGCGAATGCTCGATCCAGCGTCGCCACCAGAAGATCGTCGAAGAGGCGCCGTCGCCCCTCGTCGAGCGCACGCCTGGCATGCGGGCCAAGCTGTTCGAAGCGGCCCGATCGGCGGCTGAAGCCATCGGGTATACCGGTGCGGGCACCGTCGAATTCATGGCCGACGAGCAAGGCGAGTTCTTCTTCCTGGAGATGAACACCCGACTGCAGGTCGAGCATCCGGTCACCGAGGCCACCACCGGGCTCGATCTGGTCGAGCTGCAGATCGCGGTAGCCGACGGCGGCCGGCTCGATCCCGAGCCGCCGCCGGCCCGGGGCTCCTCGATCGAGGCCCGCCTCTACGCCGAGGATCCGGCCAAGGGCTGGCAACCGCAGGCCGGCCCGGTGCACCGGTTCGCCGTGCCCGGACAGGTCCGTGTCGATAGCGGCATCGAAGACGGTTCGGTGGTCTCGATCTTCTACGACCCGATGCTGGCCAAGATCATCTCCTTCGCACCGACGCGCCGACAGGCGGCCGGAGTTCTCGCGGATGCGTTGGCCCGCACAAAGATTCACGGAGTCCGCACCAACCGGGATCTGCTGGTGAATGTGCTGCGCCATCCTGCGTTCCTGGACGGGGCCACCGACACCGCATTCTTCGACACGCACGGTTTGGAGGCGCTGGCCGCCCCGCTCAGCTCACCGGAGGCAGTGACGCTGAGCGTAGTCGCTGCGGCTCTCGCCGACGCAGCGCAGAGCCGCAGCGCCGCCAAGGTTTTCGGGGCCGCTCCGAGCGGGTGGCGCAACCTGGCGTCGGGTTATCAGACCAGGACTTACTGCGAGGGCGATACTGAGCACACCGTGCGGTACCGGTTCACCCGCACTGGTTTGGAACTGCCGGATCACCCCGATGTCACACTCGTTGCCGCAAAGCCAGAGCATGTGGTGCTCGGGGTCGACCGCGTCGAGTGGGCCTTCGACGTAGCCCGGTACGGGAACCCCGAAGCCCCTGAAGTTTTCGTCGATTCATCGCTGGGCCCGGTGCAGTTCACCGCGCGGCCCCGCTTTCCCGATCCCAACGACGCCGTCGCGCACGGCTCGCTGCTCGCGCCTATGCCCGGTTCAGTGGTGCGGGTCGGCGCTACCACCGGCGACAGCGTCACTGCCGGGCAACCGTTGATCTGGCTCGAGGCGATGAAGATGGAACACACCATCGCTGCACCCGAGGATGGGGTGCTGGCCGAACTCAATGTCACCGCGGGCCAGCAGGTCGAGGTCGGCGCCGTCCTTGCCCGCGTGGAAGCGGCGTCATCTCAAGAAGGAGAACAACAGTGA